A stretch of Chanodichthys erythropterus isolate Z2021 chromosome 20, ASM2448905v1, whole genome shotgun sequence DNA encodes these proteins:
- the LOC137009527 gene encoding uncharacterized protein, protein MSTRWVILHIFAVLLLCDYGMFSTPSPSPSPSSTERTTTETSNSSDSNTTVTAAESTTFENDTDPDTPDEESSGLTPTNSSYEDTMETDESDNSNVIPSVARPESTTQKQNPSLEKKKDDSGSYTGGIIILIIILILIFFLLGILYFLRKKGRSYSFDLTRVDAIPNDYDTPLRSDQQGISYEQTNKDLCLDYEQEDKSEEKTSPIANGCTGQKNEQTPDTNENEQENVPEENSFSTDSSLSPPMKKVEFNLDLDLIGGESDLNDLTPADAADEPQNENNNNVSNSGRGSAEDIFTEINLDEPKQHV, encoded by the exons ATGAGCACTCGCTGGGtgattttacacatttttg CTGTTCTTCTTTTGTGTGATTATGGGATGTTCTCCACGCCATCACCATCACCATCACCATCTTCTACAGAGAGGACCACTACTGAAACATCAAACTCATCCGACTCTAACACTACTGTGACAGCGGCAGAATCAACAACGTTTGAAAATGACACGGATCCTGATACACCTGATGAAGAGTCAAGTGGTTTGACGCCTACAAATTCAAGCTATGAAGACACCATGGAAACAGACGAATCAGACAATTCCAACGTGATCCCTTCAGTGGCCCGTCCTGAGAGCACCACGCAAAAGCAGAATCCTtctcttgagaaaaaaaaag ATGATTCAGGATCATACACAGGAG GTATCATCATTCTGATCATAATCCTCATCCTGATCTTTTTTCTGCTCGGCATTTTGTATTTTCTGAGAAAGAAAGGAAGG AGTTACTCATTTGATCTGACTCGTGTTGACGCAATTCCCAATGATTATGACACTCCGCTGAGGAGCGACCAACAAGGCATAAGCTATGAACAAACCAACAAAG ATCTGTGTCTGGACTACGAACAGGAAGACAAGTCTGAGGAAAAGACCAGCCCGATAGCCAATGGGTGCACAGGacagaaaaatgaacaaacaccTGACACCAATGAAAATG AACAGGAGAATGTTCCAGAAGAGAACAGTTTCTCTACAGACTCCAGCTTGTCTCCGCCTATGAAGAAAGTTGAGTTTAACCTGGACCTGGATCTGATTGGAGGAGAATCTGACCTGAATGATCTGACCCCAGCTGATGCCGCCGATGAGCCGcaaaatgaaaacaacaatAATGTCTCTAATTCTG GGCGAGGATCAGCAGAAGATATCTTCACTGAAATCAACCTAGACGAGCCGAAGCAACATGTATAG